A single region of the Microcella sp. genome encodes:
- a CDS encoding NUDIX domain-containing protein, with the protein MTSTTAIGLAVSTVIFALRADGDGAPAVWMPLVRRIREPHLDRWALPGGMVRTDESLEGAARRNLGETTRLAPTYLEQLYAFGDVDRSPDQRLVSIVYWALVRPDEAEQVTLGDNVRWFAADDLPELAFDHNLIVDYALWRLRTKMEYSRIAHAFLGPRFTLAELREVYEAVLQKPLDPANFRRQVLASGAIEATGEVVTGGRHRPPELYRYVGDVELVDAGPLTRRPTATARTTS; encoded by the coding sequence ATGACGAGCACCACCGCCATCGGCCTCGCCGTCTCGACCGTCATCTTCGCCCTGCGCGCCGACGGCGACGGCGCACCGGCCGTCTGGATGCCCCTCGTGCGTCGCATCCGCGAACCGCACCTCGATCGCTGGGCGCTGCCCGGCGGCATGGTGCGCACCGACGAGAGCCTCGAAGGCGCTGCGCGACGCAACCTCGGTGAGACCACCCGCCTCGCGCCCACCTACCTCGAGCAGCTCTACGCCTTCGGCGACGTCGACCGCTCGCCCGACCAGCGGCTCGTCTCGATCGTCTACTGGGCCCTCGTGCGGCCCGATGAGGCCGAGCAGGTGACGCTCGGCGATAACGTGCGCTGGTTCGCCGCCGACGACCTGCCCGAGCTCGCCTTCGACCACAACCTCATCGTCGACTACGCGCTGTGGCGCTTGCGCACCAAGATGGAGTACTCACGCATCGCCCACGCCTTCCTCGGCCCGCGGTTCACGCTCGCCGAGCTGCGCGAGGTCTACGAAGCGGTGCTGCAGAAGCCGCTCGACCCCGCCAACTTCAGGCGCCAAGTGCTCGCCTCGGGCGCGATCGAAGCCACGGGCGAAGTGGTGACGGGCGGTCGGCACCGGCCCCCCGAGCTCTATCGCTATGTCGGCGACGTCGAACTCGTCGACGCCGGCCCCCTGACCCGCCGCCCCACAGCCACCGCAAGGACGACATCATGA
- a CDS encoding cysteine desulfurase family protein — protein MSFIDLDQAATTPVRREVLEAMWPWLTGEHGNPSSTHSLGRRASDALTDARARIARLAGVRPAHVVFTSGGTESDNLAVIGLTLAAIARGRGRHILVSAIEHEAVLESAAYLERWHGVEVTRVAVDADGVVDARAAIAALRPDTALVSVHAANNEVGTLQPLAALGAAAREAGALLHTDAVQLAGWYPLDAARNPDLVHADAVTISGHKLGAPKGVGALLLPTAAAIEPLIHGGGQERDRRSGTENVAGAVGLAAALELAEAERPAIAELEARRDDFIARVLQSVPGAQLTGHPARRLPCHASFVVPGFGGEPLLIALDDRGILASSGSACAAGRDEPSPVLLAMGFDPDIARTAVRFTWGASTTQDELETAARELAESAASLGRLG, from the coding sequence GTGTCGTTCATCGATCTTGACCAGGCGGCGACCACGCCCGTGCGCCGCGAGGTGCTCGAGGCGATGTGGCCGTGGCTCACGGGCGAGCACGGCAACCCCTCGTCGACGCACTCGCTCGGTCGTCGAGCCTCCGACGCGCTGACGGATGCTCGCGCCCGCATCGCCCGCCTCGCCGGCGTTCGCCCCGCGCACGTCGTGTTCACGAGCGGAGGCACCGAGAGCGACAACCTCGCCGTCATCGGCCTCACGCTCGCCGCCATCGCGCGCGGGCGGGGCCGTCACATTCTGGTGAGCGCGATCGAGCACGAGGCAGTGCTCGAATCGGCGGCGTACCTCGAGCGCTGGCACGGCGTCGAGGTCACGCGCGTCGCGGTCGACGCCGACGGGGTGGTGGATGCTCGCGCCGCGATCGCCGCCCTGCGACCCGACACCGCTCTCGTCAGCGTGCACGCCGCGAACAACGAGGTGGGCACGCTGCAACCGCTCGCGGCTCTGGGGGCCGCGGCGCGCGAGGCCGGAGCGCTGCTGCACACCGATGCGGTGCAGCTCGCCGGGTGGTACCCGCTCGACGCCGCTCGCAATCCCGACCTCGTGCACGCCGACGCCGTGACGATTTCGGGGCACAAGCTCGGTGCCCCGAAGGGAGTCGGGGCGCTGCTGCTGCCGACGGCGGCCGCGATCGAGCCGCTCATCCACGGCGGAGGCCAGGAGCGCGACCGTCGTTCTGGCACCGAGAACGTGGCGGGTGCGGTGGGGCTCGCGGCGGCGCTTGAACTGGCCGAGGCCGAGCGACCTGCGATCGCTGAGCTCGAAGCCCGGCGCGACGACTTCATCGCTCGAGTGCTGCAGTCCGTGCCCGGCGCGCAGCTCACCGGGCACCCGGCTCGGCGGTTGCCCTGCCACGCCTCGTTCGTCGTACCGGGCTTCGGCGGCGAGCCGTTGCTCATTGCGCTCGACGATCGCGGCATTCTCGCCTCGAGTGGCTCGGCGTGCGCGGCCGGCCGCGACGAGCCCTCACCCGTCCTGCTCGCGATGGGCTTCGACCCCGACATCGCCCGCACCGCAGTGCGCTTCACCTGGGGTGCGTCAACAACTCAGGACGAACTCGAGACTGCTGCCCGTGAGCTCGCAGAATCTGCGGCCTCTCTGGGCAGGTTGGGCTGA
- a CDS encoding aminotransferase class V-fold PLP-dependent enzyme, with the protein MHLTLDDARRQFPTGSGYLDAATMGIPPLSAIDALSEDLMLWGSGRRDPAHYGGVVERARAAYARLVRASVDDVSIGGQTSVMAALAADAVPHGGEVLVVDGDFTSVVYPFKVRHPESTRSVPLHALADEIGPQTAMVVFSLVQSSTGQLAPVDEIRAAAAAVGALTVCDVTQAAGVYPVAASDWHITVCHAYKWLCSPRGVGFMTVSSEIRDRVAPLHAGWYAGDDVWQSIYGPGMRLADNGRRFDISPAWQAWVGAAPALDLFASLDIAALHARTSALADAALEALDLQPQGQSIVALDDADGRLLAAVRSAGLTASGRDGRIRLSFHVWNDDIDVLRVAGALKSLREPKGVLLAQHVQHPIE; encoded by the coding sequence GTGCACCTGACTCTCGACGACGCCCGCCGCCAGTTTCCGACTGGATCCGGCTACCTCGATGCCGCCACGATGGGCATCCCGCCGCTCAGCGCCATCGACGCCCTCAGCGAAGACCTCATGCTGTGGGGTTCGGGGCGACGAGACCCTGCCCACTACGGCGGGGTGGTGGAACGCGCTCGTGCCGCCTACGCGCGACTCGTGCGAGCATCCGTCGACGATGTCTCGATCGGGGGCCAGACCTCGGTGATGGCCGCACTCGCGGCAGACGCGGTGCCGCACGGTGGCGAAGTGCTCGTGGTCGACGGCGACTTCACCTCGGTGGTCTACCCCTTCAAGGTGCGGCACCCCGAGAGCACCCGCTCAGTGCCTCTGCACGCCCTCGCCGACGAGATCGGGCCGCAGACGGCGATGGTGGTCTTCTCGCTCGTGCAGTCGTCGACCGGCCAGCTCGCGCCCGTCGACGAGATTCGCGCGGCCGCCGCAGCCGTCGGCGCGCTCACCGTCTGCGATGTCACCCAGGCCGCAGGGGTCTACCCCGTGGCGGCGAGCGACTGGCACATCACCGTGTGCCATGCATACAAGTGGCTGTGCAGCCCTCGTGGCGTCGGCTTCATGACGGTGTCGAGCGAGATTCGCGACCGCGTCGCGCCGCTGCACGCCGGGTGGTACGCCGGCGACGACGTGTGGCAGTCGATCTACGGCCCCGGCATGCGGCTCGCCGACAACGGCAGGCGCTTCGACATCTCGCCGGCCTGGCAGGCGTGGGTGGGCGCAGCCCCCGCGCTCGACCTGTTCGCCTCGCTCGACATCGCTGCGCTGCACGCGAGAACCAGCGCTCTCGCTGACGCCGCGCTCGAGGCGCTCGACCTGCAGCCTCAGGGTCAGTCGATCGTCGCGCTCGACGACGCCGACGGCCGACTGCTCGCGGCGGTGCGGTCAGCCGGGCTCACCGCGAGTGGCCGTGACGGTCGAATTCGTCTGTCGTTCCACGTCTGGAATGACGATATTGACGTCCTGCGAGTCGCCGGGGCTCTGAAGTCGTTGCGTGAACCGAAAGGAGTTTTGCTCGCCCAGCACGTCCAGCACCCAATAGAGTGA
- the nadA gene encoding quinolinate synthase NadA — MTLSVDTTIRLITNGQAPGETCTPELAQGPWQFDAEPGYGPGSSMFDVIPTGSPRQGSLPEQYQRASNDELHARIRAAKETLGDRLVILGHFYQRDEVVQHADFLGDSFQLANAALTKPDAEYIVFCGVHFMAETADILARDAQRVILPNLAAGCSMADMADIDSVQAAWDELLSVYGTEPDADGRAPIIPVTYMNSSAALKAFCGANGGIVCTSSNAKTVLEWAFERGQRVLFFPDQHLGRNTAKAMGVPLEQMPMWNPRRPLGGSTRDELLDARVILWHGFCSVHKRFTVEQIERARAEHPGVRVVVHPECPMPVVDAADEAGSTDYIRRAVAGATSPTTFAIGTEVNMVNRLAAEYPQHTIFCLDPVICPCSTMYRIHPGYLAWVLDELVAGRVVNEIAVDATVQADARLALERMLDAKPRD, encoded by the coding sequence ATGACCCTCAGCGTCGACACGACGATCCGCCTCATCACGAACGGCCAGGCACCGGGCGAGACGTGCACGCCCGAGCTCGCCCAGGGGCCGTGGCAGTTCGACGCCGAGCCGGGCTACGGGCCTGGCTCGTCGATGTTCGACGTCATCCCCACCGGCTCGCCGCGCCAGGGCTCCCTGCCCGAGCAGTATCAGCGCGCCTCGAACGACGAGCTGCACGCGCGCATCCGCGCTGCGAAAGAGACGCTCGGCGATCGCCTCGTCATTCTCGGGCACTTCTACCAGCGCGACGAGGTCGTGCAGCACGCCGACTTCCTCGGCGACTCGTTCCAGCTCGCCAACGCCGCGCTCACCAAGCCCGACGCCGAGTACATCGTGTTCTGCGGCGTGCACTTCATGGCCGAGACGGCCGACATTCTGGCGCGCGATGCTCAGCGCGTCATCCTGCCGAATCTTGCTGCGGGATGCTCGATGGCAGACATGGCAGACATCGACTCTGTGCAAGCGGCGTGGGACGAGTTGCTCTCGGTCTACGGCACCGAGCCCGACGCCGACGGCCGCGCCCCGATCATTCCCGTCACCTACATGAACTCCTCCGCCGCACTCAAGGCGTTCTGCGGCGCCAACGGCGGCATCGTCTGCACCTCGTCGAACGCGAAGACCGTGCTCGAGTGGGCCTTTGAGCGCGGGCAGCGGGTGCTGTTCTTCCCAGACCAGCACCTCGGCCGCAATACCGCCAAGGCCATGGGCGTGCCGCTCGAGCAGATGCCGATGTGGAATCCGCGCCGGCCGCTCGGCGGCTCCACTCGTGACGAGCTGCTCGATGCCCGCGTCATTCTGTGGCACGGATTCTGCAGCGTGCACAAGCGCTTCACCGTCGAGCAGATCGAGCGGGCGCGCGCCGAGCACCCCGGGGTGCGCGTCGTCGTGCACCCCGAGTGCCCCATGCCCGTCGTCGATGCGGCCGATGAAGCCGGGTCGACCGACTACATCAGGCGCGCCGTTGCCGGGGCGACGTCGCCGACCACCTTCGCCATCGGCACCGAGGTCAACATGGTCAACCGGCTCGCGGCCGAATACCCGCAGCACACCATCTTCTGCCTCGACCCCGTCATCTGCCCGTGCTCGACCATGTACCGCATCCACCCCGGCTACCTCGCGTGGGTGCTCGACGAGCTCGTCGCGGGCCGCGTCGTCAACGAGATCGCCGTCGACGCGACGGTGCAGGCCGATGCTCGCCTCGCGCTCGAGCGCATGCTCGACGCGAAGCCGCGAGACTGA
- the recO gene encoding DNA repair protein RecO: MPTYRDEIVVLRTHKLGEADRIVTMLSRNHGKIRAVAKGVRRTASKFGARLEPFMVADVQLYAGRSLDIVQQAESLGSYGADITADYGSYTAANVMVETADRVTGDDGGGVQQYLLLVGALRSLARAEHPPGLTLDSYLLRALSIAGWAPTFGDCAVTGAPGPHSAFVVQLGGVVADDVAPPGAPRVSDETRELLAALLEGKWAVAEASSEAARAQANGIVAAYTQFHLERGLRSLPHVDRVDARVPVSTIQDSA; the protein is encoded by the coding sequence GTGCCGACCTACCGTGACGAGATCGTCGTGCTGCGTACCCACAAGCTGGGTGAGGCCGACCGCATCGTCACGATGCTGAGCCGCAACCACGGCAAGATTCGCGCAGTGGCCAAGGGTGTGCGCCGCACGGCGAGCAAGTTCGGTGCGCGCCTCGAGCCGTTCATGGTCGCCGACGTGCAGCTCTACGCCGGCCGCAGCCTCGACATCGTGCAGCAGGCCGAGTCGCTCGGCTCGTACGGCGCCGACATCACGGCAGACTACGGCAGCTACACGGCCGCGAACGTCATGGTCGAGACGGCCGATCGCGTCACGGGCGACGACGGCGGGGGAGTGCAGCAGTACCTGCTGCTGGTCGGCGCGCTGCGCTCGCTCGCGCGCGCAGAGCATCCGCCGGGGCTGACGCTCGACAGCTATCTGCTGCGGGCGCTGTCGATTGCAGGATGGGCGCCCACCTTCGGCGACTGCGCCGTCACCGGCGCGCCCGGCCCCCACAGCGCGTTCGTGGTGCAGCTCGGAGGTGTCGTCGCCGACGATGTCGCCCCTCCCGGCGCCCCGCGCGTCTCGGACGAGACGCGCGAGCTGCTCGCGGCTCTGCTCGAAGGCAAGTGGGCGGTGGCCGAGGCGAGCAGCGAGGCCGCGCGTGCGCAGGCCAACGGCATCGTGGCGGCCTACACGCAGTTTCACCTCGAACGCGGGCTGCGCTCGCTGCCGCACGTTGACCGAGTCGACGCCCGAGTGCCGGTGTCGACAATTCAGGACTCCGCGTGA
- the nadC gene encoding carboxylating nicotinate-nucleotide diphosphorylase, whose translation MTDDVQGLTLASVTAIVDRALDEDAPWGDVTSEAAIPVSATATARVVSRVDGVFAGGLPLELAFTRVDPTLAVKRHSAEGDPIAPGTLIATVEGSARAILRGERVALNLAQRLSGVATLTRRYVEAVAHTSARIVDTRKTTPGLRVLEKAAVRAGGAHNHRHSLSDAVMLKDNHLAVLQAQGLDLTEAIRAVRARIPHTMHLEVEVDRLAQLEAVLAAEPDTIMLDNFSLDNLRAGLALIGGRATVEASGGVTLDTVRAIAETGVDVISVGALTHSAAALDLGLDIVIDAATPHPELGGAAGGGR comes from the coding sequence ATGACCGACGACGTGCAGGGGCTCACGCTCGCCAGCGTCACGGCGATCGTCGATCGAGCGCTCGACGAAGATGCGCCGTGGGGCGACGTGACGAGCGAGGCGGCGATTCCCGTGAGCGCGACGGCCACGGCGCGCGTCGTGAGCCGCGTCGACGGCGTGTTCGCGGGCGGACTGCCGCTCGAACTCGCCTTCACGCGGGTCGACCCGACCCTCGCGGTCAAACGGCACTCCGCCGAGGGCGACCCGATCGCGCCGGGCACGCTCATCGCCACCGTCGAGGGCTCGGCGCGCGCCATCCTGCGCGGAGAGCGCGTGGCGCTCAATCTCGCGCAGCGGCTCAGCGGCGTCGCGACCCTGACGCGGCGCTACGTCGAAGCGGTTGCGCACACGAGCGCGCGCATCGTCGACACGCGCAAGACCACTCCGGGGCTGCGCGTGCTCGAGAAGGCCGCCGTGCGAGCGGGCGGCGCCCACAACCACCGACACTCGCTGAGTGACGCGGTCATGCTGAAAGACAACCACTTGGCGGTGCTGCAGGCGCAGGGGCTCGACCTCACCGAGGCCATTCGGGCGGTGCGCGCGCGCATTCCGCACACGATGCACCTCGAGGTCGAGGTCGATCGGCTCGCTCAGCTCGAAGCGGTGCTCGCCGCCGAGCCCGACACGATCATGCTCGACAACTTCAGCCTCGACAATCTAAGGGCCGGGCTAGCCCTCATCGGCGGCCGCGCGACGGTCGAGGCGAGCGGCGGCGTGACGCTCGACACCGTGCGCGCGATCGCCGAGACCGGGGTCGACGTCATCTCGGTGGGCGCCCTCACCCACAGCGCCGCGGCGCTCGACCTGGGCCTCGACATCGTCATCGACGCCGCAACCCCGCACCCCGAGCTGGGCGGCGCTGCCGGCGGCGGGCGCTAG
- the nadB gene encoding L-aspartate oxidase → MAHILVIGSGMAGLVAALRAARRHDVTIVTKDVLTAGSTAWAQGGIAAAVFPDDSAALHAHDTLLAGAGLSDPAAVEILCTEGPRRVHDLVALGVAFDPAPGAVAPFDDVSDWARGLEAAHSIARILHAGGDATGRVIETALAAAVREGRIRSHEFARAISLIVRDGAIAGAVIESPAGVERVAADAVVLATGGNGRLYRHTTNPPVSTGDGVLLAYAAGAAIADLEFVQFHPTVLAGGGLVSEAVRGEGATLLDADGRRFMPDIDPRAELAPRDIVARAIARQMRKQDGQPVLLDATALGAAVLAERFPTIDALVRATGVDWSVSPVPVTPAAHYAMGGALTDMDGRTTVPGLFAVGETGSTGVHGANRLASNSLLEAVVVGWRAGDAVGAAGTSAARPLPLPPSTIQDNLPDGQLEAPVPVVREIAADALVDGSVAWSADRIRDRAWQALGLERTGHEMADFARELADARPGDDEARSLLPLARLTAAAALARTESRGAHWRDDFPETDPAQRVRRAVERPSADRPELLTPTGDARVGTMEVRA, encoded by the coding sequence ATGGCGCACATCCTCGTCATCGGCAGCGGCATGGCCGGGCTCGTCGCCGCGCTGCGCGCCGCTCGTCGGCACGACGTCACGATCGTCACGAAAGACGTGCTCACGGCTGGCTCGACCGCGTGGGCGCAAGGCGGCATCGCTGCAGCGGTGTTTCCCGACGACTCGGCGGCGCTGCACGCGCACGACACGCTGCTCGCGGGCGCGGGGCTGAGTGATCCCGCCGCCGTCGAGATTCTCTGCACCGAGGGGCCCCGCCGGGTGCACGACCTCGTCGCCCTCGGGGTGGCCTTCGACCCCGCGCCGGGGGCCGTCGCGCCCTTCGACGACGTGAGCGACTGGGCCCGCGGGCTCGAGGCCGCCCACTCGATCGCGCGCATTCTGCACGCGGGCGGAGACGCCACCGGCCGAGTGATCGAGACGGCTCTCGCCGCCGCGGTGCGCGAGGGGCGCATCCGGTCGCACGAATTCGCGCGCGCCATCTCGCTCATCGTGCGCGATGGCGCGATCGCCGGCGCGGTGATCGAGAGCCCCGCGGGCGTCGAGCGCGTCGCTGCCGACGCCGTCGTGCTCGCGACCGGGGGCAACGGGCGGCTCTACCGGCACACCACCAACCCGCCCGTGTCGACCGGAGACGGCGTGCTGCTGGCCTACGCGGCCGGCGCGGCGATCGCCGACCTCGAGTTCGTGCAGTTTCACCCCACGGTGCTTGCCGGGGGAGGGCTCGTGTCTGAAGCCGTGCGCGGCGAGGGCGCGACGCTGCTCGACGCCGACGGCCGACGCTTCATGCCCGACATCGACCCGCGGGCCGAGCTCGCTCCGCGCGACATCGTGGCGCGCGCGATCGCGCGGCAGATGCGGAAGCAGGATGGCCAGCCGGTGCTGCTCGATGCGACCGCGCTCGGCGCTGCCGTGCTGGCCGAGCGTTTTCCGACGATCGACGCGCTCGTGCGCGCGACCGGGGTCGACTGGTCGGTCTCGCCCGTGCCCGTCACTCCCGCCGCGCACTACGCCATGGGCGGCGCGCTCACCGACATGGATGGCCGCACCACGGTTCCTGGCTTGTTCGCTGTGGGCGAAACCGGGTCGACGGGGGTGCACGGGGCCAACCGCCTCGCCTCCAACTCGCTGCTCGAAGCCGTCGTCGTCGGGTGGCGCGCGGGCGACGCCGTCGGCGCGGCGGGCACCTCCGCTGCGCGCCCGCTGCCCCTCCCGCCGTCAACAATTCAGGACAATCTCCCTGACGGCCAGCTCGAGGCCCCCGTGCCGGTCGTTCGCGAGATCGCGGCCGACGCACTCGTCGACGGTAGCGTCGCGTGGAGTGCCGACCGCATCCGCGACCGCGCGTGGCAGGCGCTCGGGCTGGAACGCACGGGTCACGAGATGGCCGATTTCGCCCGAGAACTGGCGGATGCTCGCCCTGGCGACGACGAAGCCCGCTCGTTGCTGCCCCTCGCGCGCTTGACCGCCGCGGCGGCGCTTGCCCGCACCGAATCGCGTGGCGCGCATTGGCGTGATGACTTCCCCGAGACCGACCCCGCGCAGCGTGTGCGGCGTGCGGTCGAGCGACCCTCGGCAGATCGTCCTGAATTGTTGACGCCGACCGGCGACGCGCGGGTCGGCACGATGGAGGTGCGCGCATGA
- a CDS encoding isoprenyl transferase, with protein sequence MSRAAKNPEPLRPLDWTGEVPPELSTKVVPQHVAIVMDGNGRWANRQGLPRVEGHRAGEASLLDVVAGAVQIGVKHLSVYAFSTENWSRSPDEVRFLMGFNREVLRRRRDQLHAWNVRIRWAGRRPRLWRSVIAELEEAQAMTAGNTGLTLTMCVNYGGRVELVDAVRALAADVKAGRVDPARITERSIAKHLYEPDQPDVDLFVRSSGEQRTSNFMLWQSAYAEMVFLNTLWPDFRRRHLWAAIEDYAGRDRRFGGAVDAPDA encoded by the coding sequence GTGAGCCGCGCCGCGAAGAACCCCGAACCTCTGCGCCCTCTCGACTGGACGGGCGAGGTTCCTCCTGAGTTGTCGACGAAGGTCGTGCCGCAGCACGTCGCGATCGTCATGGACGGCAACGGCCGCTGGGCCAACCGCCAGGGCCTGCCCAGGGTGGAGGGCCACCGCGCCGGCGAGGCGAGCCTGCTCGACGTGGTGGCGGGCGCCGTGCAGATCGGCGTCAAGCACCTCAGCGTGTATGCCTTCAGCACCGAGAACTGGAGCCGCAGCCCCGACGAGGTGCGCTTTCTCATGGGCTTCAATCGCGAGGTGCTGCGCCGCCGCCGCGATCAGTTGCACGCCTGGAACGTGCGCATCCGCTGGGCGGGCCGCCGCCCGCGGCTGTGGCGCAGCGTCATCGCCGAGCTCGAAGAGGCGCAGGCGATGACGGCCGGCAACACGGGCCTGACGCTGACGATGTGCGTCAACTACGGCGGCCGTGTCGAGCTGGTGGATGCCGTGCGAGCCCTCGCCGCCGACGTCAAGGCCGGTCGCGTCGACCCGGCGCGCATCACCGAGCGCTCGATCGCGAAGCACCTCTACGAGCCCGACCAGCCCGACGTCGACCTCTTCGTGCGGTCGAGCGGAGAGCAGCGCACGAGCAACTTCATGCTCTGGCAGAGTGCCTACGCCGAGATGGTGTTCTTGAACACGCTGTGGCCCGATTTTCGGCGCCGTCACTTGTGGGCGGCGATCGAAGACTACGCGGGTCGCGATCGCCGCTTCGGCGGCGCGGTGGATGCTCCCGACGCCTGA
- a CDS encoding LysR family transcriptional regulator, protein MTATEIDLTTLRIVRAIADEKTLSGAAAALGYSQPAVSQHLARASTRIGQPLVTRAGRTVRLTEAGAVLARHAVTVQSALDAASGELADLGGLRSGVVRVAAFPTASATVVPRLLGAMAARHPGIRLSYVEVEPPEALDLLRHGRADLAITFRYPDDWSDPHARYPDELTMLPLFDDELLVAEPAAHDRDGSRTTLQQYADADWIAGCPQCRGNLLQACQSAGFQPRIAHETDNAAAVLGLVANGLGVAQLPRLALSSVTVPEGVRLLQVAGVPSRTVHAVALRAAQGVPAVAAALRASAELDVADWVAAG, encoded by the coding sequence GTGACCGCGACCGAGATCGACCTCACCACCCTGCGCATCGTGCGGGCCATCGCCGACGAGAAGACCCTCAGCGGAGCCGCCGCCGCACTCGGGTACAGCCAGCCGGCAGTGAGCCAGCACCTCGCTCGAGCATCCACTCGCATCGGCCAACCGCTCGTGACGCGGGCCGGCCGCACCGTGCGGCTCACCGAAGCAGGAGCCGTGCTCGCCCGGCACGCCGTCACCGTGCAATCGGCGCTGGACGCCGCGAGCGGAGAACTCGCCGACCTCGGCGGGCTGCGCTCAGGGGTCGTGCGCGTCGCCGCCTTTCCGACCGCGTCGGCGACCGTCGTGCCCCGACTGCTGGGAGCCATGGCAGCGCGGCACCCCGGCATACGCCTCAGCTACGTCGAAGTCGAACCGCCCGAAGCTCTCGACCTGCTGCGGCACGGTCGCGCCGACCTCGCCATCACCTTCCGCTACCCAGACGACTGGAGCGACCCGCACGCTCGCTACCCAGACGAGCTCACCATGCTGCCGCTCTTCGACGACGAGCTGCTCGTCGCCGAACCCGCCGCCCACGACCGCGACGGCAGCCGCACCACGCTGCAGCAGTATGCAGACGCCGACTGGATCGCCGGGTGCCCGCAGTGCCGCGGCAACCTGCTGCAGGCCTGCCAGAGCGCCGGGTTTCAGCCGCGCATCGCCCACGAGACCGACAATGCGGCCGCCGTGCTGGGGCTCGTCGCCAACGGGCTCGGCGTCGCGCAACTGCCCAGACTCGCGCTCTCGAGCGTCACCGTGCCCGAGGGAGTTCGGCTGCTGCAGGTCGCCGGCGTGCCGAGCCGCACCGTGCACGCCGTCGCGCTGCGGGCCGCGCAAGGAGTGCCGGCCGTGGCGGCCGCACTGCGGGCCTCAGCCGAACTCGACGTCGCCGACTGGGTGGCCGCCGGATGA